From the genome of Papaver somniferum cultivar HN1 chromosome 2, ASM357369v1, whole genome shotgun sequence, one region includes:
- the LOC113349870 gene encoding uncharacterized protein LOC113349870 has product MDRGQMTKTSQQHLQVQSSIQVKHHMGKYGGEDFSTVTKAKKIKKKNKKKYNNIQKENIVSSESSQPHALAGPMRRDKGRVLPTSWPTGNIITQNKQQTEEWRPKLLVATTSSDTSQILPQPMVGAVVEKQQNSIVQVNTTGQGLQEQRRVVFNEGFRSFLSQSNLSTDPSQYCRTESILYPFEKQRGLISHEGQTSEESQVTWP; this is encoded by the exons ATGGATAGGGGTCAGATGACAAAGACGTCTCAGCAACACCTTCAAGTTCAGTCCTCCATCCAAGTCAAACATCACATGGGGAAGTACGGTGGTGAAGACTTTTCAACCGTTACAAAAGCgaaaaagataaagaagaaaaataaaaagaagtacAACAACATACAGAAAGAAAATATAGTTTCTTCCGAGTCGTCTCAACCTCACGCACTCGCTGGGCCTATGCGGAGAGATAAAGGTAGGGTATTACCAACTTCATGGCCCACTGGGAATATCATCAcccaaaataaacaacaaaccgAAGAGTGGAGACCCAAACTTCTAGTGGCTACCACAAGTTCAGACACGTCTCAAATCTTGCCTCAACCAATGGTCGGTGCTGTGGTTGAAAAACAACAAAACTCCATCGTTCAAGTCAACACTACTGGCCAAGGGTTACAAGAACAAAGAAGGGTGGTTTTCAACGAAGGTTTTAGGTCTTTCCTCTCTCAATCGAATCTATCAACAGATCCTAGCCAATATTGTCGTACTGAATCTATTCTATACCCTTTTGAGAAACAAAGAGGACTGATAAGTCATGAGGGTCAAACATCCGAAGAATCACAG GTTACGTGGCCATAA
- the LOC113349872 gene encoding uncharacterized protein LOC113349872, with product MEDFTNYIHSPIHLAVVRRDYASLRRIISALPRLPKSGEITTEADSIAAETQADAISASIDRRDVPGRETPLHLAVRLRDPISAEILMASGADWSLQNENGWSALQEAVCTREDGIATTIARHYQPLAWEKWCRRLPRIVASAGRIRDFYMEITFHFESSVIPFIGRIAPSDTYRIWKRGSNLRADMTLAGFDGFRIQRSDQTFLFLGEGYSSDDGNMALPPGSLLVLAHKEKEITNALEGAGAQPTEAEVAHEVALMSQTNMYRPGIDVTQAELIPHLNWRRQERTEMVGSWKGKVYDMLNVMVSVKSRRVPGAMTDEELFASESEERMVSGGDNDEDYGDVLTAEEMSQLDSALRMGSSDSFREDEEPGSFESLDNGVGCSSGDTQTNGVVKGRKSWFGWGKRDSRNGGNDLEESKPLKNFSNLAVEDGSQRTVDYRRSTSEIPTTRDDLGEAKKAKEKNSKKKIKKGTTGESKLESEYKKGLRPVLWLTPDFPLKTEELLPLLDILANKVKAVRRLRELLTTKLPNGTFPVKIAIPIVPTIRVIVTFTKFEELQPSEEFSTPLSSPTHFQDARGKESEGPSTSWISWMRGGRAGNSSDSEVRSYKEEVDPFQIPSDYTWVDANEKKNRMKAKKARSKKGKKQVSSKSTDGSRHTSEND from the exons ATGGAGGACTTTACCAATTATATCCACAGCCCAATTCACTTGGCAGTGGTACGCCGTGACTATGCTTCTTTAAGACGTATTATTTCTGCTCTTCCTCGCCTTCCCAAGTCTGGGGAAATCACTACAGAAGCTGATTCTATTGCAGCTGAGACTCAAGCAGATGCTATTTCAGCTTCTATTGATCGTCGTGATGTCCCTGGTCGTGAAACCCCACTACACCTTGCTGTCCGTCTACGTGATCCTATCTCGGCGGAGATACTAATGGCTTCTGGTGCTGATTGGAGTCTTCAAAATGAGAATGGTTGGAGTGCTCTTCAAGAAGCTGTTTGCACGAGAGAAGATGGGATTGCAACGACCATTGCACGGCATTATCAGCCCCTTGCATGGGAAAAATGGTGTCGTCGTCTCCCACGAATTGTAGCTTCTGCAGGACGGATCCGTGATTTCTACATGGAGATAACTTTCCATTTTGAGAGTTCTGTCATTCCTTTTATTGGTCGAATTGCCCCATCAGATACCTACAGAATTTGGAAGCGTGGTTCCAATCTACGGGCTGATATGACTCTTGCAGGATTTGATgggttccgcatccaacggtccgACCAGACATTTCTCTTTCTTGGAGAGGGTTACAGTTCAGATGATGGCAATATGGCTTTACCTCCTGGTTCTTTGTTAGTCCTTGCTCACAAGGAGAAAGAGATCACAAATGCTCTAGAGGGAGCTGGGGCTCAGCCAACAGAAGCTGAGGTTGCGCATGAGGTAGCTTTGATGTCTCAGACTAATATGTACAGGCCTGGGATTGATGTAACACAGGCTGAGCTTATACCCCATTTAAATTGGCGGCGGCAGGAGAGAACTGAGATGGTTGGAAGTTGGAAAGGGAAGGTTTATGATATGCTCAACGTGATGGTTAGTGTGAAATCAAGGAGGGTTCCGGGTGCAATGACTGATGAAGAACTCTTTGCATCTGAGAGTGAGGAGAGGATGGTTAGTGGCGGAGACAATGATGAGGATTACGGTGATGTATTAACCGCTGAGGAAATGAGTCAATTGGATTCAGCTCTGAGGATGGGCAGCTCAGATAGTTTTCGTGAAGATGAAGAGCCTGGTTCTTTTGAAAGCCTAGACAATGGTGTGGGATGTTCTAGTGGTGACACTCAAACTAATGGGGTTGTAAAGGGAAGGAAGAGTTGGTTCGGATGGGGGAAAAGGGATTCAAGGAATGGTGGGAATGATCTTGAAGAATCAAAACCTCTAAAGAATTTTTCGAATCTGGCCGTCGAGGATGGCAGCCAGAGAACAGTTGATTATCGCAGGTCAACTTCTGAAATTCCAACTACCAGAGATGATTTAGGGGAAGCTAAAAAGGCAAAAGAGAAAAACagtaagaagaagataaagaaaggAACCACAGGCGAGTCTAAGCTTGAAAGTGAGTATAAAAAGGGATTGAGACCAGTTTTATGGTTGACACCTGACTTCCCTTTAAAAACAGAAGAGCTCTTGCCATTACTTGACATCTTGGCAAACAAGGTTAAGGCTGTTAGGAGACTCAGGGAGCTATTGACTACCAAACTGCCTAATGGCACGTTTCCTGTCAAG ATAGCTATTCCTATCGTTCCGACTATTCGTGTAATTGTCACATTTACAAAATTTGAAGAGCTTCAGCCTAGTGAAGAGTTCTCCACTCCACTTTCCAGCCCAACACATTTCCAAGATGCCAGAGGCAAGGAATCAGAGGGGCCatcaacatcatggatttcaTGGATGAGAGGGGGTCGGGCAGGTAATTCAAGTGATAGTGAAGTGCGTTCATATAAGGAAGAGGTCGATCCTTTCCAAATACCATCTGATTACACCTGGGTTGATGCAAATGAAAAAAAGAACAGGATGAAGGCAAAGAAAGCCAGGAGCAAAAAAGGTAAGAAGCAGGTATCATCCAAAAGCACTGATGGCAGCCGACATACGAGTGAGAATGACTAG